In the Dolichospermum flos-aquae CCAP 1403/13F genome, GTGGCTAATGACCTGCAAGTGGTGCGAAACGATAAGATTACTATAGATGAGATTAGGACATTAAACCCCGATGCAGTGGTGATTTCACCAGGTCCTGGTCGTCCAGATGATGCGGGAGTTTCCCTGAATGCGATCGCCCAATTAGGAGATAAACTCCCAATTCTAGGCGTGTGCTTAGGACATCAAAGTATTGGTCAGGTTTTCGGTGGTAAAATTGTTTCCGCCCCAGAATTGATGCACGGAAAAACCTCTTTGGTATCGCACACAGGCATAGGAATTTTTCAAGGTTTAGAAAATCCTTTAACCGCTACCAGATATCATAGTTTAGTTATTGAGCGCGAAACTTGCCCAGAAGTATTGGAAATTACGGCTTGGGTAGAAGATGGCACAATTATGGGCGTGAGACACCGGAACTATCCTCACATTCAAGGAGTCCAATTTCATCCGGAGAGTGTCCTAACTGCTTTGGGTAAGGAATTACTGAGAAATTTTCTGCGAACTTTGTAAAGCGAGTATTTTATGAAACGACGACAATTGATAGGCTACGCTGGGGCGGGTTTAGTGACGGCTGTAGTTACTAATTTGGTTGATCCAGTTCCAGTAAATGCTCAATCTAGTGGTGTATCAATTCAGTGGTTAGGACATACTTGCTTTTTATTAACCAATGGTAATGTCAAAATTCTCATCAATCCCTTTAGTAATTTGGGCTGTACAGCTAAATATCGTCCCCCAAATGTTCCATCAGATTTGGTATTAATTAGTAGTCAATTGTTAGATGAAGGGGCAATAGACAAAATACCAGGAAATCCTAAATTAGTTTATCAGCCCGGTGTTTATGAGTTTCGCGGCGTTAAGTTTCAGGGAATTACCACAGACCATGATCGTAACAGTGGAAAACGATTTGGGAAAAATATAGCTTGGAAATTGAACCAAGGGGGAATTAATCTGCTGCACTTAGGGGGTTCTGCTGCACCGATTACTCTAGAACAAAAAATCCTCATGGGTCGCCCCGACGTGCTATTTATACCCGTAGGAGGCAGTGCTAAAGCTTATAATCCCGAAGAAGCAAAGGACGCTATTGCAGTATTAAATCCTAAGTTAGTCATTCCCACCCATTACCGCACTCAAGCCGCTGATGCTAAAGAGTGTGATATTACCCCAGTAGATGATTTTCTGACTTTGATGCAGGGTATTAATGTTCGCCGGAGTAATAATGATTCTGTAGCGATTAATTCTAAGATTTTGCCGGAAAATACGGAAATTCAGGTTTTGACTTATAAGTTTTGATATCAATTCTAACCCGCTACTAAAAAGCGATCGCTATCTTTGATTTCTAGGAAAGCGATCGCTGAATATAAATTCAGAAAGTCTTAGTCAATTGATAATAGACCAATTACCAATTACCAATTACCAAATCAACCTGTATACCATTCTGGAGTCAGCTTATCTGCATCAGAAACAGGAGTTTCAGTCGCTAAAGTTCCATTCATAGTCCAAATTTTATCAGCGGATGTTTGTTGATCTCTCCAGTAAATATCAGTCTTACCATCACCATTGAAATCACCTAAAGATGCTGTCAAACCAGGAGTATTGCTAGGTAAGAAAGCTTCAGAACTTACCGTTGTACCATCCATCAGCCAAGCAGTATTTGCCCCACTAGCCGCATTGTGCCAGAAGATATCAGTTTTACCGTCGCCATTGAAATCGCCAATTCTTGCAGTCCAATCTGTACCCAATGTGCTAACAACACCTTCAGTCACAAAAACGCCATTCATTGTCCAAATCTTATTCTCGCCTGTAGCGGTATTGCGCCATAAAACATCAGTTTTGAAGTCGCCGTTAAAATCACCAAGAGTAGAAGTCCAAGAAGCATCTTGAGATTGAAGATCATACTTGGTGGCTTGGCTGCCATCCATAAACCAAGCGGTATTTGCACCTGTGGTAGGATTGCGCCAGAAGATGTCACTCTTACCATTACCATCAAAATCAACAATGGTTGCAGTCAATCCTGGAGTTGTAGTTTCTAGGACATTTGCACTAACTACTTTTGTGCCATCCATTTGCCAAATAGCATTTTCACCAGTAGTGGCATTATTCCAGAAAATGTCAGTTTTGCGATCGCCATTGAAATCGCCAATACTAGCAGTAAAACCTGGATCAACTCGATCTAAAGCTAGGAAACTAGAGACTTTTGCACCATTCATTAGCACAATTACATTTTCACCAGTTGCTTTATTGCGTAATAAGAAATCAGTCTTATTATCGCTATTAAAATCAGCAGTTTTATAGTCCCAGGTATTTAAGTCATATTTACCCAAAGAAGCTTGTTCTAAAACTTGTGTTCCGTTCATCAAGCGAACTAAAATTTCACCAGTTTGAGCATTTACCCAAAGTTTATCTGTTTTACCATCACCATTAAAATCAGGAACAAGGGCTGCGCTGGTTAAATAAGGATTAGGATTGGGGTTAGCACTGCCTCCAATTGGCAATGTAGGTAATGGATTTGTTGGAACTAATGGATCGGCTAATGCAGAAACAGAAGAACTTCTAACGCTAAAAGATGAAGTATTTAAATCTTCAAGAGGTGATGCTTGCTCGATTTTATTTTGAGCTTGTAAACCGTAATTTCTTGTATCTAAAGATAATTGATCAGGCATGACTTGTTTTTATGAGTTATTAACATCTATTTTTAATTTGATTTATATGAAGATTCTGTAAATAACAAACATTTGGTTAATTATTTTGATTGAATGTCAT is a window encoding:
- a CDS encoding FG-GAP repeat domain-containing protein, translated to MPDQLSLDTRNYGLQAQNKIEQASPLEDLNTSSFSVRSSSVSALADPLVPTNPLPTLPIGGSANPNPNPYLTSAALVPDFNGDGKTDKLWVNAQTGEILVRLMNGTQVLEQASLGKYDLNTWDYKTADFNSDNKTDFLLRNKATGENVIVLMNGAKVSSFLALDRVDPGFTASIGDFNGDRKTDIFWNNATTGENAIWQMDGTKVVSANVLETTTPGLTATIVDFDGNGKSDIFWRNPTTGANTAWFMDGSQATKYDLQSQDASWTSTLGDFNGDFKTDVLWRNTATGENKIWTMNGVFVTEGVVSTLGTDWTARIGDFNGDGKTDIFWHNAASGANTAWLMDGTTVSSEAFLPSNTPGLTASLGDFNGDGKTDIYWRDQQTSADKIWTMNGTLATETPVSDADKLTPEWYTG
- a CDS encoding MBL fold metallo-hydrolase, encoding MKRRQLIGYAGAGLVTAVVTNLVDPVPVNAQSSGVSIQWLGHTCFLLTNGNVKILINPFSNLGCTAKYRPPNVPSDLVLISSQLLDEGAIDKIPGNPKLVYQPGVYEFRGVKFQGITTDHDRNSGKRFGKNIAWKLNQGGINLLHLGGSAAPITLEQKILMGRPDVLFIPVGGSAKAYNPEEAKDAIAVLNPKLVIPTHYRTQAADAKECDITPVDDFLTLMQGINVRRSNNDSVAINSKILPENTEIQVLTYKF
- a CDS encoding anthranilate synthase component II, with amino-acid sequence MILVIDNYDSFTYNLVQYLGELAVDFPVANDLQVVRNDKITIDEIRTLNPDAVVISPGPGRPDDAGVSLNAIAQLGDKLPILGVCLGHQSIGQVFGGKIVSAPELMHGKTSLVSHTGIGIFQGLENPLTATRYHSLVIERETCPEVLEITAWVEDGTIMGVRHRNYPHIQGVQFHPESVLTALGKELLRNFLRTL